The following DNA comes from Chitinophaga nivalis.
TATGAAACCCATTTTTTCGATTGCGGATTTCACAGTCTGCGAACATCTGTTGCAGGAAGCAATCCCCCTGTAGATAGCCACACGGATCGTATCCCCCTTATTCAGATTACCCTTACTATTTTCCATAGGTACGGGAATGGCAGAACGGCTTTTGGTGCAACTGGCCAGGGTGATTGCGATCAGTAGGAATAACATAAGTCTGATGCCTGACATGGGAATGTTGATATGGTTAATTGGTACAAACATATACTAAGTATTAAAGTGATGTTCGCTATTTGCGTTACTGACCAGTATGTACCGGTAGATTTCAATAAACAGGAGGTCCTTCTCAGATAGTAACGCATAGAACCAGCATCTCCCTTCTATGTCTTTCTCTTTTTGAATAATCTATGACAAATCGGAAAATTATGCAGGGGCGAGGAGTTTGTATACTGAATGGCAAAAATAAGCTATGATTAACCCTGGTATTCCCAGAAATGAAAAGGCTTCAAAACAAACCTGTTCTGAAGCCTTTTATTTCCGGATCTCTGATTGCAGCCAACCTTCATTTACATATCTATAGAAATCATCCCCCGGCAGTACGGACTTACTTATAAACCGAGTTTTTATAAGCGTTTACTTCCCTCGGAATCCTGGTCGCAAGGATACGTTTTTGATAGTATCAGCCTTCTGCATTAGCTTTTTTTGTGAGGATCTGAAAAACCTATAACCTGTACAAGGGCACGAAACCCCTTGCTAAATCAGCATAAACCGGGGAAAAATATACTGGAAAACTGAAATGATAACATACACACGCTTTGAATACGGCGTTGAATTACAACAGGAACCTGCATTAACCTCAATCGAAAAGACGTAGCGCTGTATATTGTGGGGGAATGTAGAACTGAAAAATTCCCTTATATTTCGCTTATAAATCTTGTATTGTCCTTATGAATATTGGTCAGCAAATATTATTCTTTATCAGTTCCCTGGGTGCTTTCAATGGGATAGTGATCAGCTTTTATCTTTTCTTTAGTAAAAGGAAGAAAACACTATCTACCTTATTCCTTTGTATACTATTGCTGGCGCTTAGCCTCCGGATTATTAAAGCGGTCTTTTTATACTTCGATCACTCGTTACCTAAAATATATGCACAGATAGGGATATCCGCCTGCTTTTTGATCGGGCCTTCTTTATATTACTTTTTCCGGTCTACATTGCAAAATGTAACTGTTCTTCCCTCCTCCTGGAAATGGATCTGGGGAGGGCTTCTGGGAGCTTTGCTATTAACCGGTATCCTTTTTCCTTATCAAACTTATCCTGATCTATGGAACGGGCCTATGATTTCCATTATATACTGTCAGTGGGTGATATACCTGGTGGCTACAGGATTCGTGCTAAAAAATCCGCTAAAAACGCTCTTTGCAAATCCTGCAACACTAACAGAAACGGAAAAATTCTGGCTATTTCTGTACGGCAGTAACTGTGTGGTTTGTTCTATTTTCATGCTTTCCTGGGCTGGCATCAGCTGTCATCTATACATTAGCGGGCCGGTGTCACTGTCTGTTTTATTCTACCTGACTATTTTTTATCATTTCCGGGGAAAAAAATCCGATCCTACCCGTTTATTTGTCAAGACCGAAAAAAAGAAGATTGCGGATACCGATGCGGCTGCGTGGATAGAAAAGCTGGGAAAAATCATACATGATAAGAAGTTTTACCAGGATCCCAATATTAAATTAAATGATGTGGCAAAGGAGGTGAAGATAACCTCGCATCAGCTATCACAATTATTGAACGATAACCTGGGAAAAAGTTTTTCTACCTACATTAATGAGTACCGGATTCAGGAAGCCTGCAAATTAATTACCACTAATACCCATCTTACTTTCGAAGCCATCGGATACGAAGTAGGCTATAATTCGAAGTCAACTTTCTATGCTGCCTTCAGAAAAGTCAAGGACACCACTCCCGCGCTCTACAAGAAATCCTTTGATAATCAATAGTCTACAGTTCGGATTTATAAATCCGAACGCCTGATTTGCCAATATCAGACCGGCCCTGTACACGCTCTTTTTAGGTTTGCAGGAAACCGTTACATATGACAAAATTTAGCATGGCGTTCTGTTTGCTGATCTGCTTATCATTTCTTGCTACTGCCCAAAAAACAATCAAAGGGAAAATATTGGATAACCAGACACGCCAGCCCCTGGGGTATGCTATGGTTAGTTTACTATCCCCTGATTCCACTTTTATCACAGGACAGATGACAGATACCGCCGGGATCTTCCGGTTATCCAATCTGCAGAACGGTCGATATACCTTATTACTTTCTTCTTTTGGATATAGTAAGTTTTATCAGGATGTAATACTGGATAATACCGGAGGAAGTAACCTGGATCTGGGCACCATTGCGCTAACAACTATATCCAGTCAATTAAACGAAGTCATTGTAACCGGAGAAAAACCAATGTTGCAGCGCCAGGCAGATAAACTGATATTAAATGTTTCCGGCAACCCATTATTCGCTGCTTCCGCCAATACGTTCGATATCCTGAAGAAAATACCAGGTCTGCAAATAAATGCCGATGGCTCCCTTCAAATGACCGGAGGCAGTGCCCCCGCTATATTCATTGACGGGAAACAGGTACCTATGAGCCCGGAGGAATTACAAAATTATCTGGCCGGCCTTACGCCTGAAATGATAGCATCTGTTGAAATAATCAACAATCCTTCTTCCAAATACAATGGTGAACATAAAAGTATTATTGATATCCGTCTGAAACGTGACCGCACTTTAGGATGGAAAGGTAACATCAGTAGTAATATCCAGCAAAATGCCTATACACTGGCGGATAATAACTTGCTGCTGACCTACAAGACAAAAAAACTCTCCTACACGGCCCGGCTGGGATATACTGCAGGAACAAGTATTTACAGATATTCGGCCCTGCAACATCTGGCTAATACGAATATCATGGCTACCCAAAACAACACTCCCACCAACAATAACAACTTTAATTATCAGCTTGGAATTGATTATAATTTTTCAAAAACACATCACATAGAAATCATAGGCCGCACATATCAGTCGAATCGTCACGTCAATTCCTTTAACACGCTCCACACAACAGCTGCTGCTAAGCAACCGGTATCAGATATCTATACATTCAATAATACCTCTCCCCGGCAACAGACGTATGCTGTCCATCTTAATTATAACGGAAAACCGGGTAAAAGCCAGTTGGAAATACTTTCATCGTTTTTAAAGATCAGTAACCGGCAAAACGAGGATATACAGACGAAAAACCTTGATGGGCACCGTCTTCTCAATTACTGGAAAACGGACCTGAAAAATGATATCCTGATACGCTCAGTACAGGCAGATCTTTCCGGCAATCCAGGAAAAGGGAAATGGAGTACCGGCGCCAGGTTTGCCGTTACCACTACCAACAATCAATTACGTTACGACACGCTCAATACGCTGTCCGCTTTTGTACCGGATAGCAGTCGCTCTAATAGCTTTCAGTATGATGAATACGTTACAGCAGCATATGTAGCATACGAAAGAACAATAAATAAATGGAGTTATAGCGCCAGCCTGCGTGCAGAACATACTCATAGCAATGCCATAACCCAACACCTGCTGACCAGCAGGGATTACCTGACCTGGTTGCCTTCCTTTAGTGTTACTTTTCCGTTGGAACATGCGCAGCAGTTACATGTGTCTTATAGTCGTCGTATTACCCGACCCAACTTTGCCCAACTAAATCCTTTCCGGTTTTATAATAGTCCGCTTAATTATTTCGTCGGAAATCCCTATTTGCAGCCCTCCAAAACGGATATGCTAAGCCTCGCCTATAACCGGCACGATCTCAGCGTTACACTATTCGCAGGCAGGGAAACGGACCCAATGGGGCGCTATCCTGAATACAACCCCGTTACCAATGTGCTGGAATATCTCGGCCGCAACCTGCCCTACAATGATTTCGGTGGTATAGAAGTCAGTCTTCCACTGACCATTAACCGCTGGTGGAATATGAATAACAATATCAGAGGTAAGTATAAAAAAGAGGTAACACCTTATCATGATAAAGTGTATGCTATTCCCATATTTGACTATACACTTTCAGGCAGCCAGGTATTCAGTTTGCCGAAAGGTATCACATTCGATATTTCCTATCTCTATCAATCCGCTTCCGGGAATGGTTTATATACCTTCAAGCCGATGGGAAGCCTGGACCTGGGCATCCGGAAAAGTTGGCTGAAAGGAAAACTCAATTCCAGATTCAATTTTTATGATGTATTTGATACCTATCGTTACCACCTGACATTCCGCGAGAAAATGATCATCAATAACCAACTACAGCATAGGTATGGCAACCATAAAATAGCATTAACACTGAATTATAGTTTCGGAAAATCTACCCACACCAGTAAAGGTGAAAGTAAAAATGACGAAGAAAGAAGGGCGGGCATGTAATTATTTCAATGCTCAAAACAGAAAAGCCGCATAAATCCTATGATTTAAGCGGCTTTTTTGTTTTGATATTCTTATATGTGAACCTTATGGTACAAAATTCGAACCTTTTTGTATTTGATCTACAAAAATTAGCAGCAATACCCCCAAGGATCGAAACCTCGAACCAGGTCTGACAAGAAGATCTGTTGTTGAGAGCAATCTTATTCAACCGGGGTGGTTACAGGTAAGTTTTATCCTTTAACGGACTACTTTCATCATTCAGTAAGTCATCCGCAATCTGAATCACTCCTTCATTATTAGCTCTACCCCAAATATAGCTGCTGGTGTAATCCTGCCAGGTGCTGCAGAATATTCTAATTTCTGAATATGATTTTGCGATATACTCCTGAAGTTCGTTTTTTGAAAGATAACCTAATTCATAACAGCAACGTGCTAAAAACACACTTCTGCCATAATTCCAGCCACTGTCTTTTATTTTTTTTACTTGAGCGAAAACAGAAAAAAATTAAGATAAATTAAGGTTAGGGAATTTACTTTGTAAAGCCGATACAAACTTTTCTCCAACTACCTGATATTTAGCTCTTGTCAACAACTGCTTTTTCAAATTCAGCATGTCAGATGGATCGGGGACATAATTCAACCTGTCGTGAATTTCAAGCTCCAGAGGGCTGCCATCGATGTCAAAAGTAATGACAGTTGTTCTGGGCAAATACTCTTCAGAAGATTTTGCATAAACACCCAGCTGCGATTTTAAGATACCACCGTATTGAAGCCGGGCGCTCTCTATGCGAAAATTGTCAAACACGATATGTTCGTCTAATTCACCCACTGTATTGGTACTCAAAAAATGCAGATCCTTTCCACTTAAGACCCAAAAACAATCAGTTTCAATTCTTTTGAGTTTTATTCCAATTGCAGACAGTGCAACATTCTTGATTCCATCTGCTACCATTTCCTGTACCTTACTGGTTGTTGATTGAGGTACAGAAGCAGCGGTAAAGGCATCAATAGGTTTTCCTTTCATCCATTGCTTGACCTGAGAAAAATCCTGGGTCAATAACTCTTGTTTGTAAATATTATAGTTAGCTCTTTCTGCATCCAGATCAATTTCCGCTTTTGTTGATTTGTGTTTCCTGTTCATATAGATCATGAAACACACCCCTGCAATAACTAAGACTACAGGGATTAAAAATAATGGGTTCATAAGGGATATAAATTTTAGATATTAGTGGGCTGAGGTTCTTTCTTCTTGTTTTTTGAAGACACATTTCCCCAGATTAATAATAGAATTATTGACAGGAAAACAAGTTTTCCTCCAATTTTCTTCCAGAAAGACAACGGATTTCCAGCCGTTTCGATAGAAAAATCATGCTTTTCTTTCAATAGCCTGGCTGCCTGTTCATCAATTTCTAAAAATGTATTGTTAGAAATATCACTCAATACATACCTGCCATTGGCATTCCAGACCGGAATCCAAAAAAAACCATATTCATCATTGATGTAAGAAAGATTTACTTTTTGTCCTGCTAATTTTTGAATTTCAGCACCGGTGGGTAACTCTTCAATAGTTTGTAAAGTTTGACAAGGAATACACAGTGGAATTTTCGCTTTTGCCGAGACATAATTAATAGTGCCAAGTGTAATAATCAGGGATAAGAGGATTGTTTTTTTCAAAATAGTGTAATTTGTTTAGGATTTTATTTTAAATATTACGTAAAAATACAATACGTGAAATTGAACTGCGGCAAGGTAGTGCAAAAATCTGACACGCAAGCCTGCAAAAAATTATTTATCAATAACTGCGGGTAAGATAATTTCTTCCATCATTTGATCTGCATGCCTGTGTACAACGGCCATACCATATACAGTTACGGTCAGTACAACCATGAGCGGATAATCTTTAACAATGAAGATCTTGTTTCCACCATTTCAGAAATCTGTAATTGATGGCTTTCGGGAGCATCGTGCAATAATGCTCCCAACTGTTTTACCAGTCAGGAAGGCTGGTACATTTTATCTCAGAGATTGTAGTTTTTCAATAGTGTGTGGAATTAAAAAAAGAACCAGAAATGTGTTGAGCAGGATGGACCGGAAATTAAAAAAGGCTCCACATTATTGTGAAGCCTTCCCTGTGATCCCGCTGGGATTACAGAAGTCAGAAAAAACCTCACACAACTTTAATCAACCTTACTTTTACTCGTTTATTTTCAATATTTTATAACACCGATCATTTTTTAAAGTCCCACCTTTATAACGGTTAACAGCATTGAACTCGACTAAAAACTCGACTAAAAGTTTTTGAGTATGCTGTTACCAATCAAATTAATTTGCCCAAAGGGCAAAGTGCGCAAAGATAGTACTTGTATTATCTTTATCCAATACTGCGGGGATAAAACCGTCCTTTTGAACACCGAACTTGCCGTTCCTCCTAAATACTGGAACCGCAAGTTTCGGCGAATCACCACCGACCTCCCCGCCACATATGGAACCGACGACCTAAATGGTCAACTGGCCACCCTATTACGGAAGGCAAGCGACATTATCACCCATGCTGTGAAAAAGAAAGTTTTGGATATACCCACCTTTGTAAAGAAAACCTTTCACCCGGCATTTGATACGGCCCTACTAGAAGAGAAAGCCCAACAGGCGGCGGCTCTCAACCCAAAAACAAACCTAGATTTGACTTTTCAGATAGAAGACTATATCAAATGTAAGCGGGGTAAGGTTTCAGCTGGTATGCTGAACGTGTATAAGAATATGAAAGACCACATGACAGCCTTTCAGGAACACCGGAGCCTCACTATCACATTCGACTCCTTCGATTTCAACCTATATGAAAGCCTTATCAATTATCTGACTTACGATTACGTTCAGCGCCGGAGATCGGAGGTCATTGACGGTAAAAAGGAGCAGATAAAAGGACTAAAAACCGCTACCGTCGGCAAAACTATTAAACAGCTACGTATATTCCTACGGGATAGCATACGCCGTAAGATCATCCCCCCTATTGATTTATCCGATTTTAAAATACTGGACGAAGAAGCAGATGTAGTGTACCTGACATGGGCAGCAATTACCCGGATATATCAAACCGACCTTTCCGAATACCCATACCTGGCAAAATGCCGGGATTTGTTTATTCTCGGCTGCCTTACCGGCTTGAGGTTCTCCGATTTTTCGTCCATCCAGCCGGAGGACGTACGGAAAGGGTCATTGTATAAAAACAGGAAAAATCAGATCATTGGGTCGTTATTCCACTGCGGGATATAGCAGAAGAGATCCTGATTACCCGCTTTAATAGGGAAATACCTGCTGTAAGTAATCCATGGTACTGTGTTGAGTTTGTAGGTATCGAGCAGTGAAAAATAAAAAAGGAGGCCTACGGGGCCCCCTTTTCCATATATCTTATTGGTATATTACCTCCCAACTACCAAAACCATTGCGTGCGTAATCAATATTCCATCTTCCAGCATCAGTTTTAACACTTAAATCTGCTTTCCTGTCTCCATCATAATCAGCAGGGACGGGATGCGCATCAGCCCCTCCATATTGTAAAAGTGTTGCGTCCCATCCACCAAAGCCATTGCTTGCGTAATCAATATACCATTCCCCGGCATCGGTTTTAACACTCAAATCCGCCTTACCGTCTCCATCATAATCAGCAGGGACAGGATGTGCACCAGCCCCTCCATATTGTAAAAGTGTTGCGTCCCAACTGCCAAAGCCATTACGTGCGTAATCAATATACCATTCCCCGGCATCGGTTTTAACACTCAAATCCGCCTTACCGTCTCCATCATAATCAGCAGGGACAGGATGTGCACCAGCCCCTCCATATTGTAGGAGTGTTACGTCCCAAGCACCAAAGCCATTGCGTGCGTAATCAATATACCATTCCCCGGCATCAGTTTTAACACTCAAATCGGCTTTACCGTCTCCATCATAATCAGCAGGGACAGGATCCCCTCCATATTGTAGGTATGTTGCGTCCCAACTGCCAAAGCCATTGCGTGCGTAATCAATATACCATTCCCCGGCATCAGTTTTAACACTCAAGTCTGCCTTCCCGTCTCCATCATAGTCAGCAGGAACAGGATGTGCACCAACCCCTCCATATTGTAGGTATGTTGCATCCCAATTGCCAAAGCCATTGTTTGCGTAATCAATATACCAATCCCCGGCATCAGTTTTAACACTCAAATCTGCTTTCCCATCTCCATCATAGTCAGCAGGAACAGGATGTGCATCAGCCCCTCCATATCGCAGTGATCCTCCATATAAAGCTCTCAGGGCTATTTGATCATTTGTATTAAAGGGGCGGTTTACATTGGTGCTTACACAGGCTAACATCCAGCTATCAGGATCTCCGGCCGTAGGTGTGCCGGGGATGTTGATTGCACCAACACCCGCATCACCTTCATTACCGCCAGAACCGCAGCTGTAGGCTCGGTTGAAATAATCCGTGTGACGGAGTCCAATAGTATGGCCTATTTCATGGGCGATAATGGTAGCCATGTATGCTTGATCCGGGCTATTACCTATGTACCCGGCATTAAGTTTTATAGGACTCGGAGGATTCCCGCTGGCATCAGGAAAACCAGCGGATTGACCCAGGATACCCCATCCCAGGTTGGCGTTGATAATATCTACTTGACCACCACTGGCCACCCTTTTGAAAGTTAAGCGCAAACCTAGTGCATTATAGCGTGCAATGGCTTCATCAGCGGCGGCCACATATACCGGGGGAAGATTAGTTACAGAAACAGTAATTTCCCTCGTGCCACTAATACTTATCAGGTTGTTAGTGCGATACTGCTCCGATTTGGCAACAAGAAGTTTTTTACTATCTGTTTGCTGTGTGAGTGATTTATCAGGCAGGAAAATATCCCCCTCCACCACATAGCCATCCTGTACTCTTCTGATTTCATTAGTATTGAATCCCATTGCCTTGATCTGTGCAATCAGATCACTGGATATTTCAGTTTTGGGTTGCACCTGTACTTTTTCTTTCCGGCAGGAAATAAAGATTAAGATACAGGTAAGAATACATAGTCTTAATTTAAATAGACTCTTCATACGCAATGATTTATTTGAGGTTTAATTTGGTCGAAAAAAATGAGCGTACCTAAACACATGAGGTTAAACCGGTGAAGCATTTCCTGTCTAAATCTCTTCATCTCATAGATAATAACGGTTTGAGGGTTGAGTGTACAGCCGCTGTTCCGGACGGGCAACTGATGAATTGTTGTATGTTTGATCAGATTTTGCATAATGTTGTCAGGCCTCTTTAAGAGGCATTACCACGTCTCCATCAATCATAAATTGCCTTTTGACATTATCCAAAATAATTTTGTTTGTTTCAGCTCCGGTGATATCCGACAAAAAGAGTATTAATATGGAAACATCCGTTGCTTTCTTTTCGCCATTCATCTTTCCGGGAACAGCATCTTATTTTTTGCAGGAGAAAAAAAATAAACTAAAGACGTACAGTAAGTATATAAACTTTGCTTGGGCGCATTTCTGTTGAGAAGAATTGGCTAACATATAATTTAGGGTTTAATGACGGGGTACTCAAATCTAATATAGTTAGAATTGCTCAGATGCGATAGTTTTTTTGTATCATAATTTGGTTTGTTTAAATGATAATTATACAGTCATAGCTTACTGAGCAGAAATTTTAGAATTCCTGCAATACTTATTCAGTGAAATATAGTACAGAAAACTGGTTCTATATAGCGGTTTATTGCTACTGTATTTGGCCTTAAATATGGGAGGACCTCAGTGGTATATCAGTTTGATAAATTAGTCAACTCTCAAGATACCAACTAGCATTGCCATTGAATTATTTCCTAGTAATTTTCCGCATAGCAATACTCATAGAAACTTCATATCTTAGTAAAAGCTGATTAACCTGTATAAAGTACGGGAAAGAAATCGGGGTTATATCTGCGACGAGCTATCCATTAATATTCGTAAAGATAGATGGCAACTATGTAAAGTGCAGTAAAATCCTATGTAGCATCAGATCTTTATAGCGTAAATTATAGAGTAAAAAAACAAAACCCCCACGCCTTGCGTGGAGGTTTGAAACTTCCCTGTGATCCCGCTGGGACTCGAACCCAGGACCCATACATTAAAAGTGTATTGCTCTACCAACTGAGCTACGGAATCATTTAAACGGGACGCAAAAGTAAACATTTAATCCTTACTTCCAAATTTTTCTTCCTGATTATCACCAATTTTTATCGCACACAATTAGTCTACAAAATTTGTAGATTATTAATAAATTCGTACATTCAACACTCCCGGACCTTTAAACCCTTCTAATAAAAATCCATCATGGCCAGAATTAACCCTTTGCCAATCAGCGAAACAACCGAAGCAACGCAGACTGCCTTTGAACACCACAAAAAACAGTATCATGCCCGCATCACCAATATGAAAGCTACCCTGGGACATTCACTGCTGGCATTTGAGGTATACATGCAATGGTATCCCCTCTATATCAGCACCCAGGAAATACTGGGCGAACGGCTGGCCTATCTTTTTGCCTATGCAGTATCTGTTGGCAGCAACTGCCCCCTGTGTACGACGTTCTTCCGCAAGATCATTATCGATAACGGCGAACAACCGGAACAAATCACGTTTACGGCACATGAACAGTTGCTGCTGGATTTCGGCGGCGCTATCTCCGCAGGAAAAGGACATATCTCCGACACCCTCTTCGACGAGGTAAAACAACATTACAACACCGCCCAACTGGTCACCCTGATTGCTTTTGCCGGACAAATGAT
Coding sequences within:
- a CDS encoding DUF1266 domain-containing protein → MKDSGWNYGRSVFLARCCYELGYLSKNELQEYIAKSYSEIRIFCSTWQDYTSSYIWGRANNEGVIQIADDLLNDESSPLKDKTYL
- a CDS encoding M57 family metalloprotease encodes the protein MKSLFKLRLCILTCILIFISCRKEKVQVQPKTEISSDLIAQIKAMGFNTNEIRRVQDGYVVEGDIFLPDKSLTQQTDSKKLLVAKSEQYRTNNLISISGTREITVSVTNLPPVYVAAADEAIARYNALGLRLTFKRVASGGQVDIINANLGWGILGQSAGFPDASGNPPSPIKLNAGYIGNSPDQAYMATIIAHEIGHTIGLRHTDYFNRAYSCGSGGNEGDAGVGAINIPGTPTAGDPDSWMLACVSTNVNRPFNTNDQIALRALYGGSLRYGGADAHPVPADYDGDGKADLSVKTDAGDWYIDYANNGFGNWDATYLQYGGVGAHPVPADYDGDGKADLSVKTDAGEWYIDYARNGFGSWDATYLQYGGDPVPADYDGDGKADLSVKTDAGEWYIDYARNGFGAWDVTLLQYGGAGAHPVPADYDGDGKADLSVKTDAGEWYIDYARNGFGSWDATLLQYGGAGAHPVPADYDGDGKADLSVKTDAGEWYIDYASNGFGGWDATLLQYGGADAHPVPADYDGDRKADLSVKTDAGRWNIDYARNGFGSWEVIYQ
- a CDS encoding helix-turn-helix domain-containing protein — protein: MSLSVLFYLTIFYHFRGKKSDPTRLFVKTEKKKIADTDAAAWIEKLGKIIHDKKFYQDPNIKLNDVAKEVKITSHQLSQLLNDNLGKSFSTYINEYRIQEACKLITTNTHLTFEAIGYEVGYNSKSTFYAAFRKVKDTTPALYKKSFDNQ
- a CDS encoding site-specific integrase; amino-acid sequence: MLLPIKLICPKGKVRKDSTCIIFIQYCGDKTVLLNTELAVPPKYWNRKFRRITTDLPATYGTDDLNGQLATLLRKASDIITHAVKKKVLDIPTFVKKTFHPAFDTALLEEKAQQAAALNPKTNLDLTFQIEDYIKCKRGKVSAGMLNVYKNMKDHMTAFQEHRSLTITFDSFDFNLYESLINYLTYDYVQRRRSEVIDGKKEQIKGLKTATVGKTIKQLRIFLRDSIRRKIIPPIDLSDFKILDEEADVVYLTWAAITRIYQTDLSEYPYLAKCRDLFILGCLTGLRFSDFSSIQPEDVRKGSLYKNRKNQIIGSLFHCGI
- a CDS encoding carboxymuconolactone decarboxylase family protein codes for the protein MARINPLPISETTEATQTAFEHHKKQYHARITNMKATLGHSLLAFEVYMQWYPLYISTQEILGERLAYLFAYAVSVGSNCPLCTTFFRKIIIDNGEQPEQITFTAHEQLLLDFGGAISAGKGHISDTLFDEVKQHYNTAQLVTLIAFAGQMIATNVFSNVIETDIDDYLLSYLPPFSNK
- a CDS encoding outer membrane beta-barrel family protein encodes the protein MTKFSMAFCLLICLSFLATAQKTIKGKILDNQTRQPLGYAMVSLLSPDSTFITGQMTDTAGIFRLSNLQNGRYTLLLSSFGYSKFYQDVILDNTGGSNLDLGTIALTTISSQLNEVIVTGEKPMLQRQADKLILNVSGNPLFAASANTFDILKKIPGLQINADGSLQMTGGSAPAIFIDGKQVPMSPEELQNYLAGLTPEMIASVEIINNPSSKYNGEHKSIIDIRLKRDRTLGWKGNISSNIQQNAYTLADNNLLLTYKTKKLSYTARLGYTAGTSIYRYSALQHLANTNIMATQNNTPTNNNNFNYQLGIDYNFSKTHHIEIIGRTYQSNRHVNSFNTLHTTAAAKQPVSDIYTFNNTSPRQQTYAVHLNYNGKPGKSQLEILSSFLKISNRQNEDIQTKNLDGHRLLNYWKTDLKNDILIRSVQADLSGNPGKGKWSTGARFAVTTTNNQLRYDTLNTLSAFVPDSSRSNSFQYDEYVTAAYVAYERTINKWSYSASLRAEHTHSNAITQHLLTSRDYLTWLPSFSVTFPLEHAQQLHVSYSRRITRPNFAQLNPFRFYNSPLNYFVGNPYLQPSKTDMLSLAYNRHDLSVTLFAGRETDPMGRYPEYNPVTNVLEYLGRNLPYNDFGGIEVSLPLTINRWWNMNNNIRGKYKKEVTPYHDKVYAIPIFDYTLSGSQVFSLPKGITFDISYLYQSASGNGLYTFKPMGSLDLGIRKSWLKGKLNSRFNFYDVFDTYRYHLTFREKMIINNQLQHRYGNHKIALTLNYSFGKSTHTSKGESKNDEERRAGM